In Ignavibacteriales bacterium, the following proteins share a genomic window:
- a CDS encoding DUF4097 family beta strand repeat-containing protein, translated as MKNIFPIALAALLMCLNSNSNAAASLNYSSYLIGLPIIGLQFDSDERNAEKDYNLGMGKNLEVNMMSGSSIKITGWDKEKLSIKILVDGKEDPNSVLNIEEVSGGIKITNKFDESGHDNHNGDCKLEIQVPEKCNLDLQTLGGDINLEKIEGELKGETKGGDLTLSNLKGKLSLSTMGGDIKLTNSSVDGSVTTMGGDVSIENVSGDIKGKSMGGDVSYKNIVNKNGVSTGEGIDISTMGGELNIDNAPAGAKLHTMGGDITVGNAKKFVKATTMGGDIKIDEIDGWTEATTMGGDVSVKLIDELKNENHDVKLKSMGGDITLVVPENFSMNVDITLTYTRNNKTNYDIISDFDLSKEKTKKWDETKGSDRKYIYGKANLNGAKNKVVIETVNGNIYLKKAK; from the coding sequence ATGAAAAATATTTTTCCAATAGCTTTAGCAGCACTCTTAATGTGCCTTAATTCAAATTCCAATGCCGCTGCTTCTTTAAATTATTCAAGTTACCTAATAGGTTTACCTATCATTGGATTACAATTTGATTCTGATGAAAGGAATGCCGAAAAGGATTATAACCTTGGAATGGGCAAAAATCTTGAAGTTAATATGATGAGTGGTAGTTCAATAAAAATTACTGGCTGGGATAAAGAAAAATTATCAATCAAAATTTTGGTTGATGGTAAAGAGGATCCGAACTCTGTACTTAATATTGAAGAAGTTTCCGGTGGGATAAAAATTACAAATAAATTTGATGAATCAGGGCATGATAATCATAATGGTGATTGCAAACTTGAAATTCAGGTACCAGAAAAATGTAATTTAGATCTTCAAACTTTGGGTGGAGATATTAATCTTGAAAAAATTGAAGGTGAGTTAAAAGGGGAAACTAAAGGTGGTGATTTAACACTAAGCAATCTAAAAGGTAAATTATCTCTTTCCACAATGGGTGGTGATATAAAATTAACAAATTCTTCAGTTGATGGTTCTGTAACAACTATGGGCGGTGATGTATCAATCGAAAATGTTAGTGGCGATATAAAAGGTAAATCAATGGGAGGAGATGTCAGCTATAAAAACATAGTTAACAAAAACGGAGTATCGACTGGCGAAGGAATTGATATTTCCACGATGGGAGGAGAATTAAATATTGATAATGCTCCTGCTGGTGCTAAACTCCACACTATGGGTGGTGATATAACAGTAGGCAACGCAAAGAAGTTTGTAAAAGCTACTACAATGGGTGGCGATATAAAAATAGATGAGATTGATGGATGGACTGAAGCTACAACAATGGGTGGAGATGTATCTGTAAAACTAATTGACGAACTTAAAAATGAAAATCATGATGTTAAGCTAAAATCAATGGGCGGTGATATAACTTTAGTTGTTCCCGAAAATTTTTCTATGAATGTTGATATTACTTTAACCTATACAAGAAACAATAAAACCAATTATGATATAATCAGCGATTTTGATTTATCAAAAGAAAAAACAAAAAAGTGGGATGAAACCAAAGGTTCAGACAGAAAATATATTTACGGAAAAGCTAACCTTAATGGTGCAAAAAACAAGGTGGTTATAGAAACTGTAAATGGAAATATCTACTTAAAGAAAGCTAAGTAA
- a CDS encoding DUF4097 family beta strand repeat-containing protein: MKVFFKPLVSILVFSTVLSFASTTDQGSKSKSFNVSRGGTLEVSILSGSANLEVNVWEKNEVNLNVRGFNENEFENIVFEQSGNVITITDGGWSSDDDAKFIISVPSKFNLNLKTNSGDVKLKGALEGDVTALSYGGEIHTGKITGKVNLNTSGGDIVTGDVIGNAIVKSAGGNLSLNSVSRDADIFTYGGDIKIGVVGNYVNAKTNGGDITIEKIGGSAELFTFGGDLYVKDIAGNAKLNTYGGDITLTGANGLIIAKTGGGNIKLQKLTGSVNASTGGGDISVQLQPGGTGKSRITSGSGDIKLMVPENSRAEIDAVIKDADLWNNDDETGLVIKSDFKTQSYEKDSRRGEIRAKYILNGGGEKIYLQTINSTIEIKKLYNKKLSTGQL; this comes from the coding sequence ATGAAAGTCTTTTTTAAACCTTTAGTTTCAATACTGGTTTTTTCAACGGTATTATCTTTTGCTTCTACTACGGACCAGGGAAGTAAATCAAAATCATTTAATGTTAGCAGGGGCGGAACATTGGAAGTAAGTATTCTTTCTGGCTCAGCTAATTTAGAAGTGAATGTTTGGGAAAAGAACGAGGTTAATTTAAATGTAAGAGGATTCAATGAAAATGAATTTGAAAATATTGTTTTTGAACAATCCGGTAATGTTATAACTATTACTGATGGCGGTTGGAGTTCTGATGACGATGCAAAATTTATAATTAGCGTTCCTTCAAAATTTAATCTAAATCTTAAAACCAACAGTGGTGATGTTAAATTAAAGGGTGCGCTGGAAGGTGATGTAACAGCTTTATCATATGGAGGAGAAATACATACCGGAAAGATAACTGGAAAAGTAAATTTAAATACTTCTGGCGGGGATATAGTTACAGGTGATGTTATCGGCAATGCTATAGTTAAAAGTGCAGGTGGAAATCTATCCTTAAATTCCGTTAGCAGAGATGCAGATATTTTTACTTATGGTGGCGATATAAAAATTGGTGTTGTTGGTAATTATGTTAACGCAAAAACAAATGGCGGGGATATTACTATTGAAAAAATTGGGGGAAGTGCGGAATTGTTTACCTTTGGCGGCGATTTATATGTTAAAGATATAGCAGGTAATGCAAAGCTAAATACTTATGGCGGTGATATTACATTAACCGGTGCAAACGGGTTAATAATTGCTAAAACCGGCGGCGGCAATATTAAATTACAGAAATTAACCGGATCTGTAAATGCTTCCACTGGTGGTGGCGATATATCTGTTCAGCTTCAACCAGGCGGTACTGGTAAAAGCAGAATTACATCCGGCAGCGGTGATATTAAATTAATGGTCCCTGAAAATTCACGCGCAGAAATTGATGCCGTTATTAAAGATGCTGATTTATGGAATAATGATGATGAGACTGGTCTTGTAATAAAATCGGATTTTAAAACACAGAGTTATGAAAAAGATAGCAGACGGGGAGAAATTAGAGCAAAGTATATTCTTAATGGAGGCGGAGAAAAAATCTACCTGCAAACAATAAATTCAACTATTGAAATTAAAAAATTATATAATAAAAAATTATCAACAGGGCAATTATGA
- a CDS encoding HEAT repeat domain-containing protein has translation MEHEKYKEWIDLSLYNELTEEESRELNKHIVSCTDCKSEFEKVEKLRLVLNGLKTTEPGEQLLSDARRELRSNIQIEQSKKSLWEISIERLNQFLSSNIRVAMSGAVMVLVGIGIGYLLFTKSDVIDTSQFINASQTDPFERNDIKIRNLQFNNSPSGNNEVSFSFEAVKSVKMKGKIGDELIQKVLAHSLVNEQNDGVRLRTLNAISAQTENKKKPDAKVKVALISALKFDSNAGVRREALVVLKKFPVDEDIIEALLFVLKNDKNSGLRVAAINSLSDDKISEKNLSKEMLELLQQRSREDENQYVRIRAKSILQEVVQQ, from the coding sequence ATGGAACACGAAAAATATAAAGAATGGATTGACTTATCACTATACAATGAACTGACAGAAGAGGAAAGCCGCGAGCTTAATAAACATATTGTTTCCTGCACTGATTGTAAAAGTGAATTTGAAAAAGTCGAAAAGCTCCGTCTTGTACTTAACGGGTTAAAAACAACAGAACCTGGCGAACAACTTTTATCTGATGCCCGCAGGGAATTGAGAAGCAATATCCAGATTGAGCAATCGAAGAAATCCTTGTGGGAAATTTCAATTGAAAGATTGAATCAATTTCTATCATCTAATATACGAGTTGCCATGTCTGGCGCAGTTATGGTTTTAGTTGGAATTGGGATCGGTTATTTACTCTTTACCAAATCGGATGTAATTGACACTTCGCAATTTATCAATGCATCGCAAACTGATCCATTTGAAAGGAATGATATCAAGATCAGAAACCTTCAGTTTAATAATTCTCCATCCGGCAATAATGAAGTTTCTTTTTCTTTTGAAGCGGTAAAATCGGTAAAGATGAAAGGAAAAATTGGCGATGAATTGATTCAAAAAGTTCTTGCTCATTCTCTTGTTAATGAACAGAATGATGGAGTTAGGTTAAGAACATTAAATGCAATTTCAGCACAGACGGAAAATAAAAAGAAACCAGATGCAAAAGTTAAAGTTGCGCTTATTTCTGCATTAAAATTTGATAGTAATGCCGGTGTAAGACGTGAAGCACTTGTAGTATTAAAGAAATTTCCTGTTGATGAAGATATTATTGAAGCGCTTCTTTTTGTATTGAAGAATGATAAAAACTCAGGTTTGCGTGTTGCTGCAATCAACAGCCTTAGTGATGACAAAATAAGCGAAAAAAATCTTTCAAAAGAAATGCTGGAATTGCTTCAACAAAGGAGTCGTGAAGATGAGAATCAGTACGTTCGGATACGTGCTAAATCAATTTTGCAGGAGGTTGTTCAGCAATGA
- a CDS encoding RNA polymerase sigma factor produces the protein MTAEENQLILKARQGNTAAFEELIYRYDKHVLAISYKFRNNREDAKDIYQEVFMRVYKGLKYFEGKSEFSTWLYRIVTNVCISFKRSQKKHEHVSINQDYDDDDNYSPVSDSLVSGHQADDQLNNNEISKKMWLAVETLSPQQKLAFTYKYLNDHKIKEIAVMMNCSEGAIKKYLFTATRKLREQLKHLV, from the coding sequence ATGACAGCTGAAGAAAACCAATTAATACTTAAAGCCAGGCAGGGTAATACGGCCGCTTTTGAAGAACTGATTTATCGGTACGATAAACATGTTCTTGCTATTTCTTATAAATTCAGGAATAACCGGGAAGATGCAAAAGACATTTACCAGGAAGTTTTTATGCGGGTTTACAAAGGTTTGAAATATTTTGAAGGTAAAAGTGAATTTTCTACATGGCTGTATCGCATTGTTACCAATGTTTGTATTTCATTTAAAAGAAGTCAAAAAAAACATGAGCACGTATCAATCAACCAGGATTATGATGACGATGATAATTATAGCCCGGTAAGTGATTCGCTTGTTTCCGGACATCAAGCTGACGATCAGTTAAACAATAATGAAATATCAAAAAAAATGTGGCTGGCGGTTGAAACATTATCCCCACAGCAGAAGTTAGCTTTTACTTACAAATACTTAAACGATCATAAAATAAAAGAGATTGCCGTGATGATGAATTGCTCTGAAGGCGCAATTAAAAAATATCTGTTTACAGCTACAAGAAAACTTAGAGAACAACTAAAACATTTAGTATAA
- a CDS encoding DinB family protein: MTPEERKEKIESYGKAYDNLEEALKQFPKEMWKYKPSPAEWSIHEIIIHLADSEANSYTRCRRFIAEPGSGVLGYDQDLWANSLNYHNQSTDDALALFKYLRLMSYNLIKDLPQKVWANVVEHSENGLMTMDDWLKIYENHIPVHIAQMKRTYQSRIKNSENRTQN; encoded by the coding sequence ATGACACCTGAAGAAAGAAAAGAAAAAATTGAATCGTATGGAAAAGCATACGATAATTTAGAAGAAGCGCTTAAACAGTTTCCAAAGGAAATGTGGAAGTACAAACCATCACCTGCAGAGTGGAGCATCCACGAAATAATTATTCATCTTGCTGATAGTGAAGCAAATAGTTACACCCGCTGCCGTAGATTTATTGCCGAACCTGGTAGTGGCGTGTTAGGATACGATCAGGATTTATGGGCAAATTCTTTAAACTACCACAATCAAAGTACAGATGATGCTTTAGCGCTATTCAAATATTTAAGATTGATGAGTTACAATTTAATAAAAGATCTTCCTCAAAAAGTTTGGGCAAATGTTGTTGAACATTCAGAAAACGGGCTTATGACTATGGATGACTGGTTGAAAATTTACGAAAACCATATTCCAGTTCACATTGCACAAATGAAAAGAACATATCAAAGCAGAATTAAGAATTCAGAAAACAGAACGCAGAATTAA
- a CDS encoding DUF4160 domain-containing protein: protein MPTVLFYLGWRFFFFANEGNEPIHIHAEKADKSCKFWLDVESYDILPSVSYKMNQGDLNEVRKIIFKHFDLIVEAWEVFQRRRKNEQ, encoded by the coding sequence ATGCCTACAGTTTTATTTTATCTGGGTTGGCGGTTCTTCTTTTTTGCTAACGAAGGAAATGAACCTATTCACATACATGCGGAAAAAGCTGATAAAAGTTGTAAATTTTGGTTAGATGTTGAAAGTTATGATATACTTCCTTCGGTTTCATATAAAATGAACCAAGGAGATTTAAATGAAGTAAGAAAAATAATATTCAAACACTTTGATCTTATAGTTGAAGCCTGGGAAGTATTTCAACGGAGAAGAAAAAATGAACAATAA
- a CDS encoding DUF2442 domain-containing protein, producing the protein MNNKKFHIIKNLHFENDIMNIEVDGIRHTFNLKKISKLLLNASWIERNAFKIHESGYGIHWPLIDEDLSIDGLLAVKSKQHQSAKRKHSKRNKSGEKSTEQFIVKEKGTRYSGKKD; encoded by the coding sequence ATGAACAATAAAAAATTTCATATTATTAAGAATCTTCATTTTGAAAACGATATAATGAATATTGAGGTTGATGGAATAAGACACACCTTTAATTTAAAAAAGATTTCTAAACTTTTGCTTAATGCAAGCTGGATTGAACGAAATGCTTTCAAAATACACGAATCGGGTTATGGAATACACTGGCCCTTAATAGATGAGGATTTATCAATTGACGGATTACTTGCAGTTAAATCCAAACAACATCAATCGGCAAAACGAAAACACTCAAAGAGAAACAAATCGGGGGAAAAGTCCACAGAACAATTTATTGTTAAAGAAAAGGGAACTAGGTATTCGGGTAAGAAAGATTGA
- a CDS encoding type I restriction enzyme HsdR N-terminal domain-containing protein: MQHQNSTLFANFDFTQLNSPDFKEDSVREVIILPILNRLGYDDKNIVRSKSLLHPFLKIGSKKRPVNVIPDYLLKVTDYNYAWVLDAKSPTEEIKTGDNVEQIFSYAIHPEIRTKYFALCNGKEFVLFRQDTERPLIYFDVSEINRYWERLETYLSPDSFQIGKTISYSTVREGQISYDEDKFDYLNRPLLNEIKVQKQAAKRHFGVHGYFTKQAWNVVRTYINNFSKPGDLVLDPFGGSGVTAVEALMTDRKAIHIDLNPMSVFIVENMIAPVEIHKLSEAFDRVKNSFEKDCPTTKAEIKKALQTYPYPKGFQLPGGSDVPTIEKLFSEKQLAQLAFLKHLILKEKNENIRKSLLLAFSSTLTVSNLTTHAGESGGPNSGAFAYYRYRIAKKPSEFEVINSFESKFKRVLAAKKEVEVRITEDTISNGQIIKGTATDLHWIKSESVDYIYTDPPYGKKIPYLDLSVMWNAWLDLDVTEEDYQQEAIEGGERNKTKDQYSSLISQSIQEMFRVLKFDRWMSFVFAHKDPEFWHLILDTAERAGFEYAGAVKQANGQTSFKKRQNPFTVLSGQLIINFKKVRKPKTILKANLGMNISDIVMQTIEGIIAKNNGASLEQINDELIIKGLELGFLDLLKKEYTDLTPLLLDSFDYNDETETFHIRLDKRFTTHIDINLRIQYYLISFLRRQQLENKTPAFDEIIFHIMPLLRNGVTPEKQTILNVLEDIAERIGLDCWQLKRTGQLKLFM, translated from the coding sequence ATGCAGCACCAAAATTCAACTCTATTTGCCAATTTCGATTTTACACAACTTAACTCTCCTGATTTTAAAGAAGATAGCGTTAGAGAAGTAATAATACTTCCAATTCTTAACCGGCTTGGTTATGATGACAAGAACATCGTCCGAAGTAAATCGCTCCTGCATCCATTCTTGAAGATCGGTTCCAAGAAACGTCCAGTTAATGTTATTCCAGATTATCTTCTTAAAGTTACAGATTATAATTATGCCTGGGTGCTTGATGCAAAGTCGCCTACAGAAGAAATTAAAACAGGCGATAACGTCGAACAGATTTTTAGTTATGCCATTCATCCGGAAATAAGAACAAAATATTTTGCATTGTGTAACGGAAAAGAATTTGTACTTTTCCGGCAGGATACAGAAAGACCATTAATTTATTTTGACGTTTCTGAAATCAATCGTTATTGGGAAAGACTTGAGACTTATCTCTCACCCGATTCCTTCCAAATTGGAAAAACAATTTCTTATAGTACAGTAAGAGAAGGCCAAATATCGTATGATGAGGATAAGTTTGATTATCTTAATCGCCCTTTGTTGAATGAAATTAAAGTTCAGAAACAAGCGGCTAAACGACACTTTGGCGTTCATGGATATTTTACTAAACAAGCATGGAATGTAGTACGAACTTATATAAATAATTTTTCTAAACCAGGTGATTTAGTATTGGATCCTTTTGGTGGAAGTGGCGTTACTGCTGTTGAAGCCTTAATGACAGACCGGAAAGCAATACACATCGACTTAAATCCAATGTCGGTTTTTATTGTTGAAAATATGATTGCCCCGGTAGAGATTCATAAATTATCTGAAGCGTTTGATAGAGTTAAAAATTCATTCGAGAAAGATTGTCCAACTACTAAAGCCGAAATTAAAAAAGCTCTTCAAACATATCCTTATCCAAAAGGATTTCAACTTCCTGGTGGTTCGGACGTACCGACAATTGAAAAACTTTTCAGCGAAAAACAATTGGCTCAGCTTGCTTTTTTAAAGCATTTAATTCTAAAAGAGAAAAATGAGAACATCAGGAAAAGTTTATTGCTCGCTTTTTCAAGTACTTTAACTGTTTCAAATTTAACTACTCACGCCGGTGAAAGTGGTGGTCCAAATTCTGGAGCTTTTGCATATTACAGATATAGAATTGCAAAAAAACCATCTGAATTTGAAGTTATCAATAGCTTCGAATCCAAATTCAAACGTGTTCTTGCAGCCAAAAAAGAAGTTGAAGTTAGGATCACTGAAGATACAATTAGCAATGGTCAAATAATAAAAGGTACCGCAACAGATTTGCATTGGATAAAATCCGAAAGTGTGGATTACATTTATACTGATCCTCCATACGGAAAGAAAATTCCGTATCTCGATTTATCAGTTATGTGGAATGCCTGGCTCGATTTGGATGTAACGGAAGAAGATTACCAGCAAGAAGCTATTGAAGGCGGTGAAAGAAATAAAACTAAAGATCAATATAGCAGTTTAATTTCTCAATCAATTCAGGAAATGTTCCGGGTTTTAAAATTTGATAGATGGATGAGTTTTGTTTTTGCTCATAAAGATCCGGAGTTCTGGCATTTGATTTTAGATACTGCAGAACGAGCCGGATTTGAATATGCCGGCGCAGTTAAGCAAGCAAACGGACAGACAAGTTTTAAGAAACGACAAAATCCATTTACTGTTTTATCAGGTCAACTGATTATCAACTTCAAAAAAGTTCGTAAACCTAAAACAATTCTTAAAGCAAACCTTGGAATGAACATAAGTGATATTGTTATGCAAACCATTGAGGGTATTATTGCAAAAAATAATGGCGCAAGTCTGGAACAAATAAACGATGAACTGATAATTAAAGGGCTTGAACTCGGATTCCTGGATTTATTGAAAAAGGAATACACAGATTTGACTCCGCTTTTATTGGATAGCTTTGATTATAATGATGAGACTGAGACATTTCATATTAGGCTTGATAAAAGATTTACAACTCACATCGATATAAATCTTAGAATTCAATACTATCTCATTTCTTTTCTTAGACGGCAACAGTTGGAGAACAAAACTCCAGCTTTTGATGAAATTATTTTTCATATAATGCCATTACTTCGGAACGGAGTTACACCGGAGAAACAGACTATCTTAAATGTTTTGGAAGACATTGCCGAAAGAATTGGGCTCGATTGTTGGCAGTTAAAACGAACCGGGCAATTAAAATTATTTATGTAA